A part of Gramella sp. MAR_2010_147 genomic DNA contains:
- the thrS gene encoding threonine--tRNA ligase, with protein MIKITLPDGSIKEFENGTTPMEVAKSISEGLARNVISAKFNDETVETSTPLNTDGNLILFTWTNDEGKKAFWHSTSHVMAQAIQDLYPGAKLTIGPAIERGFYYDVDFGEQKISDNDFKKIENRMLEIARGKHDFQLREVSKQEALDFYKKENNQFKVELIENLTDGEITFCDHDTFTDLCRGGHIPNTGIIKAVKLMSVAGAYWRGNENNPQLTRVYGISFPKQKDLKEYLELLEEAKKRDHRKLGKELELFTFSQKVGQGLPLWLPKGAALRERLENFLKKAQKKAGYEMVVSPHIGSKELYVTSGHYAKYGEDSFQPISTPNEGEEFMLKPMNCPHHCEMYNASSWSYRDLPKRFAEFGTVYRYEQSGELHGLTRVRGFTQDDAHIFCMPEQLDEEFKKVIDLTLYVFSSLGFEDFTAQVSLRDPDNKEKYIGSDDVWEKAETAIINAADEKGLNYVVETGEAAFYGPKLDFMVKDALGRSWQLGTIQVDYNLPERFDLTYKGSDNESHRPVMIHRAPFGSMERFIAILLEHTGGNFPLWLMPEQAIILSLSEKYEKYSQKVLTLLENNEIRGLVDNRNETIGKKIREAEVNKYPYMLIVGEQEAKDGTISVRKHSEGDLGTMKIEDFANLINTEINSTLKPFKTEV; from the coding sequence ATGATCAAGATTACTCTGCCAGACGGAAGTATAAAAGAGTTTGAAAACGGCACTACCCCAATGGAGGTAGCCAAAAGTATAAGTGAGGGTTTAGCCAGAAATGTAATTTCAGCTAAATTTAATGATGAAACGGTGGAAACATCCACACCTTTAAATACAGATGGTAATCTTATTCTATTCACCTGGACCAATGATGAAGGCAAGAAAGCTTTCTGGCATTCTACTTCTCACGTAATGGCGCAGGCTATTCAGGATCTATACCCTGGAGCGAAACTTACTATAGGACCAGCGATTGAAAGAGGCTTTTATTATGATGTAGATTTTGGAGAGCAAAAAATTTCTGACAACGATTTTAAAAAGATCGAAAACAGAATGCTTGAAATCGCAAGAGGAAAGCATGATTTTCAATTAAGAGAGGTTTCTAAACAGGAAGCACTTGATTTTTACAAGAAAGAAAACAATCAATTCAAAGTAGAACTGATTGAGAATCTTACTGATGGTGAGATTACTTTCTGTGATCACGATACTTTTACAGACCTGTGTCGCGGCGGGCATATTCCGAATACCGGAATTATCAAGGCGGTAAAGCTTATGAGCGTTGCCGGTGCTTACTGGAGAGGAAACGAGAACAACCCGCAACTTACAAGAGTTTACGGTATTTCGTTTCCGAAGCAAAAGGATTTAAAGGAATATCTGGAGCTCTTAGAAGAAGCAAAGAAACGCGACCATAGAAAATTAGGAAAGGAATTAGAGCTATTTACTTTTTCTCAAAAAGTAGGACAGGGACTTCCTTTATGGCTTCCTAAAGGTGCTGCTTTAAGAGAACGACTTGAAAACTTCCTTAAAAAAGCGCAGAAAAAGGCCGGATATGAAATGGTAGTAAGTCCACATATTGGTAGTAAAGAATTATATGTAACTTCAGGACACTACGCAAAATATGGTGAGGATAGCTTTCAACCCATCAGCACACCTAATGAAGGAGAAGAGTTCATGCTTAAACCTATGAATTGTCCGCACCACTGTGAAATGTACAATGCATCTTCATGGAGTTATAGAGACCTTCCTAAAAGATTTGCAGAATTTGGTACTGTATACAGGTATGAGCAAAGTGGTGAACTTCATGGTTTAACCAGAGTTCGTGGGTTTACACAGGATGATGCACACATATTCTGTATGCCGGAACAACTGGATGAAGAATTCAAAAAAGTAATTGACCTTACCTTATATGTATTCTCTTCTTTAGGATTTGAAGATTTCACCGCCCAGGTTTCATTAAGGGACCCCGATAACAAGGAAAAATATATCGGTTCGGACGATGTTTGGGAAAAAGCGGAAACTGCCATCATCAATGCAGCAGACGAGAAAGGACTAAATTATGTTGTTGAAACAGGAGAAGCAGCGTTCTACGGTCCTAAACTGGACTTCATGGTAAAAGATGCTTTAGGGAGAAGCTGGCAATTAGGAACTATTCAGGTAGATTATAATTTACCGGAGCGTTTTGACCTGACATATAAAGGAAGTGACAATGAGTCACATCGTCCTGTAATGATCCACCGTGCTCCTTTTGGCAGTATGGAGAGATTTATAGCTATTTTATTAGAGCATACCGGTGGAAACTTTCCGCTATGGCTCATGCCTGAACAGGCTATTATTCTCTCACTCAGTGAGAAATATGAAAAATACTCACAAAAAGTTTTAACTTTGCTTGAAAATAACGAAATTCGCGGCCTTGTTGACAACAGGAACGAAACAATAGGTAAGAAGATAAGGGAGGCAGAAGTTAACAAATATCCTTATATGCTTATCGTTGGAGAGCAGGAAGCCAAAGATGGTACGATTTCTGTTCGTAAACACAGCGAAGGTGATTTAGGCACCATGAAAATAGAAGATTTCGCAAATTTGATTAATACAGAAATCAATAGTACCTTAAAGCCTTTTAAAACGGAAGTTTAA
- the infC gene encoding translation initiation factor IF-3, translated as MRRRKPNRFGRQKEAEHRINEKIRSEEVRLVGDNVEMDVYPTKKALSIAQELGLDLVEISPNAKPPVVKAMDYKKFLYEQKKREKAMKAKASKVVVKEIRFGPNTDDHDYEFKKRNAEKFLKDGAKLKAFVFFKGRSIVFKDKGEILLLRLAQDLEEHGKVEQMPKLEGKRMTMFLSPTKKSK; from the coding sequence ATACGTAGAAGAAAACCGAACAGATTCGGCCGACAAAAAGAAGCAGAACACAGGATCAACGAAAAAATTAGATCTGAAGAAGTACGTCTGGTTGGTGATAATGTAGAAATGGATGTGTATCCAACCAAGAAAGCCCTGTCTATTGCACAGGAATTAGGTTTGGATCTTGTTGAAATTTCTCCGAATGCAAAACCTCCAGTTGTAAAGGCAATGGACTATAAGAAGTTTCTTTATGAACAAAAGAAACGGGAAAAGGCCATGAAAGCTAAAGCCAGTAAAGTGGTGGTAAAAGAAATTCGATTTGGTCCCAATACAGATGATCATGATTACGAATTTAAAAAGCGTAATGCCGAAAAGTTCCTTAAAGATGGTGCGAAGCTAAAAGCCTTTGTGTTCTTTAAAGGTCGTTCTATCGTATTTAAAGATAAAGGAGAAATTCTTCTGCTAAGACTTGCTCAGGATCTAGAAGAGCATGGTAAAGTGGAGCAAATGCCTAAGTTGGAAGGAAAGCGTATGACTATGTTTTTATCCCCGACTAAGAAATCGAAATAA
- the rpmI gene encoding 50S ribosomal protein L35, whose amino-acid sequence MPKMKTKSSAKKRFKLTGTGKIKRKHAFKSHILTKKSKKRKLALTHSTLVHDADKDNVKLQLRLK is encoded by the coding sequence ATGCCTAAGATGAAAACTAAATCCAGTGCCAAAAAGCGTTTTAAGCTAACAGGTACAGGTAAGATTAAAAGAAAGCACGCGTTTAAGAGTCATATCTTAACAAAGAAGTCTAAAAAACGTAAGCTAGCCTTAACTCACAGTACTTTAGTACATGATGCAGATAAGGACAATGTCAAACTTCAATTACGTTTAAAGTAA
- the rplT gene encoding 50S ribosomal protein L20 produces MPRSVNSVAKRARRKKVLKQAKGYFGRRKNVWTVAKNAVDKAMLYAYRDRKAKKRNFRSLWIMRINAAARQEGLSYSQFMGKLKTSEIGLNRKVLADLAMNNPDAFKAIVEKVK; encoded by the coding sequence ATGCCAAGATCAGTAAACTCAGTTGCCAAAAGGGCACGTAGAAAAAAAGTTTTAAAGCAAGCAAAAGGTTATTTCGGACGTCGTAAAAACGTCTGGACTGTTGCTAAAAATGCGGTGGATAAAGCGATGCTTTATGCATACAGAGACCGTAAAGCTAAAAAACGTAACTTCCGTTCTTTATGGATAATGCGTATTAACGCTGCAGCCAGACAAGAAGGATTATCTTATTCTCAATTTATGGGGAAACTCAAAACCAGTGAAATTGGATTGAACCGTAAGGTTCTTGCCGATTTGGCGATGAACAACCCAGACGCTTTTAAAGCAATTGTAGAAAAAGTAAAATAA
- a CDS encoding secondary thiamine-phosphate synthase enzyme YjbQ, translating into MKSLQKEIRLKARKRGFHIITNELLSQFPEIKKIKIGVLYVFIKHTSAGLAINENADPTVREDFKSHFDKMVPENQPYYEHTTEGPDDMPAHIKASLTGTSVQVPITNGMLSLGTWQGIYLCEHRNDGGSRKLVLTAFGE; encoded by the coding sequence ATGAAATCTCTTCAGAAAGAAATAAGACTAAAAGCCAGGAAACGTGGTTTTCATATAATCACCAATGAATTGTTATCTCAGTTTCCTGAAATTAAAAAAATAAAGATCGGTGTTTTGTATGTTTTTATAAAACATACTTCAGCGGGTCTGGCTATCAATGAAAATGCAGATCCTACGGTAAGGGAAGATTTTAAAAGTCATTTTGATAAAATGGTTCCGGAGAATCAACCTTACTATGAACATACCACAGAAGGACCAGACGATATGCCTGCACATATCAAAGCTTCTTTAACCGGAACTTCAGTGCAAGTCCCTATTACCAATGGAATGCTTAGTCTTGGCACCTGGCAGGGTATTTATCTTTGTGAACATAGAAATGATGGAGGTTCAAGGAAACTGGTGCTTACAGCTTTTGGAGAGTGA
- a CDS encoding asparagine synthetase B has translation MDAESQGNHLKAYGIVYYSLENQLSVNWLLNYRGGSFLITDSEKLRRECQIRGVDFEVLSDNNSASILEEISSPSKNMESVVLEKAPKIAVYSPTGNKPWDDAVTMALTYAEIPYQTIYDTEVLNDALVLYDWLHLHHEDFTGQYGKFYRAFRTTPWYIEEKREAERLATQLGYNKVSEEKLAVAVKIRDYVIGGGFMFAMCSATDSFDIALAAEGVDIAEAMFDGDPSEPGYQAKIDFDNTFAFTNFELERSPMVYEFSSIDMTEKRQIQKENDYFTLMDYSAKWDVVPTMLTQNHTRLVKGFMGQTTSYDPQTVKPGILIMGKSRLNGEARYIHGIKGKGFFTFYGGHDPEDYQHRVGDPKTELELHPNSPGYRLILNNILFPAAKKKEQKT, from the coding sequence ATGGATGCAGAATCTCAGGGCAATCACTTAAAAGCTTATGGAATCGTTTACTATTCCTTAGAAAACCAACTCTCTGTAAACTGGTTATTGAATTATCGTGGAGGTTCATTTCTTATTACAGATTCAGAAAAACTTAGAAGAGAGTGCCAGATACGCGGAGTTGATTTTGAAGTTCTAAGTGATAATAATTCCGCTTCTATTCTGGAGGAGATCAGTAGTCCGTCAAAGAATATGGAATCTGTAGTTTTGGAAAAGGCTCCTAAGATAGCAGTTTACAGTCCAACAGGCAATAAACCATGGGATGACGCAGTCACTATGGCGCTTACCTATGCAGAGATTCCATATCAAACCATATATGATACCGAAGTGCTTAATGATGCTTTGGTACTGTATGACTGGCTTCATTTGCATCACGAGGATTTTACAGGGCAGTATGGTAAATTTTATCGGGCTTTTAGAACCACTCCATGGTACATTGAAGAAAAGCGGGAAGCAGAACGATTAGCCACACAACTTGGATATAATAAAGTTTCAGAAGAGAAACTTGCAGTGGCTGTGAAAATCAGGGATTATGTAATTGGTGGTGGTTTTATGTTCGCCATGTGCAGTGCTACAGATAGTTTTGATATAGCTCTTGCTGCGGAAGGGGTCGATATTGCTGAAGCGATGTTCGACGGAGATCCAAGTGAACCGGGATATCAGGCTAAAATAGATTTTGATAATACCTTTGCCTTTACCAATTTTGAACTGGAAAGAAGTCCAATGGTGTACGAGTTTTCCAGTATAGACATGACTGAAAAAAGGCAGATACAGAAAGAGAATGATTATTTCACGTTGATGGATTATTCAGCTAAATGGGATGTGGTGCCCACGATGTTAACTCAGAATCATACGAGATTAGTGAAAGGTTTTATGGGACAAACCACAAGTTATGACCCTCAAACTGTGAAGCCTGGAATTTTGATAATGGGCAAAAGCAGGCTAAATGGAGAAGCCAGATATATCCATGGTATTAAAGGAAAGGGATTTTTTACATTTTATGGCGGACATGATCCTGAGGATTATCAACACAGAGTAGGGGATCCAAAAACAGAGTTAGAGTTGCATCCCAATTCACCAGGCTACAGGCTCATCCTTAATAATATACTTTTTCCCGCTGCGAAAAAGAAAGAACAAAAGACCTAG
- the dnaB gene encoding replicative DNA helicase, producing the protein MEKTTSPQNITYKKSNVVSLEKGKVPPQAVDLEEVVLGAMMIDKKGVDEIIDILIPEAFYKNSHKLIYDAIKKLFDASEAIDLLTVSNQLKKEKVFDKVGGDYYLIQLTQKVSSSAHIEFHARIILQKYIQRSLIKISNEIIEEAFDEGTDVFDLLDSAESKLYEVTQGNIKRSTETAQSLVIQAKKKIQEISNKEGLSGVPSGFDKLDELTSGWQPSDLIIVAARPGMGKTALTLSMARNIAVDQGIPVAFFSLEMSSVQLITRLISSETGLSSEKLRTGKLEQHEWEQLNVKVKDLEKAPLFIDDTPSLSIFDLRAKARRLASQHGIKMIVVDYLQLMTAGGSQKGGGNREQEISTISRNLKALAKELGIPVIALSQLSRAVETRGGSKRPLLSDLRESGAIEQDADIVSFIYRPEYYKIEEWDDEERTPTQGQGEFIVAKHRNGGLENIRLKFIGELGKFDNLEDFNFPSEIPSSMNSGGDSDFGNFNLPNPSADEAFGSSMNSDDDDNDVPF; encoded by the coding sequence ATGGAAAAAACCACCTCCCCCCAAAATATTACCTATAAAAAATCCAATGTAGTAAGTCTTGAAAAAGGAAAAGTTCCACCGCAAGCTGTTGATTTAGAGGAAGTTGTGCTAGGCGCAATGATGATTGATAAAAAAGGTGTAGATGAAATTATTGATATTCTTATTCCTGAAGCTTTTTACAAAAACAGTCATAAGCTCATTTATGATGCGATAAAAAAGTTGTTCGATGCATCAGAGGCGATTGACTTATTAACCGTTTCCAACCAACTTAAGAAAGAAAAGGTTTTTGATAAAGTTGGAGGAGACTATTATTTAATTCAGCTTACACAAAAGGTTTCGAGCTCGGCACATATTGAGTTTCATGCCCGTATCATACTTCAAAAATATATTCAGAGAAGTTTGATTAAGATTTCAAATGAAATAATTGAGGAAGCTTTTGATGAAGGAACCGATGTTTTTGATCTATTGGATTCGGCAGAATCAAAACTTTATGAGGTAACTCAGGGGAATATTAAACGTTCTACAGAAACAGCTCAAAGTTTAGTGATCCAGGCGAAAAAGAAGATTCAGGAAATTTCCAATAAAGAAGGACTTAGTGGTGTTCCATCTGGATTTGATAAACTTGATGAGCTTACTTCAGGTTGGCAACCTTCAGATTTAATTATTGTTGCTGCACGTCCTGGTATGGGTAAAACAGCTCTTACGTTGTCTATGGCTCGTAATATTGCGGTAGATCAGGGCATTCCGGTGGCTTTCTTCTCACTGGAGATGTCTTCAGTGCAGTTAATTACTCGTTTGATCTCTTCTGAAACCGGTCTTTCTTCGGAAAAGCTTAGAACTGGTAAACTGGAGCAGCATGAATGGGAGCAGTTGAATGTGAAAGTAAAAGATCTTGAAAAAGCGCCTTTGTTTATTGATGATACTCCTTCGCTCTCTATTTTCGATTTAAGAGCAAAAGCTCGTAGGCTTGCTTCACAACACGGTATTAAAATGATTGTTGTTGATTATTTGCAGTTGATGACGGCTGGAGGAAGTCAAAAAGGAGGAGGAAACAGGGAACAGGAAATTTCAACAATTTCGCGAAACCTGAAAGCCCTGGCAAAGGAACTTGGAATTCCAGTGATTGCACTTTCTCAGTTGTCCCGTGCCGTCGAAACCCGTGGAGGGAGTAAGCGACCATTGCTTTCTGACCTTAGGGAATCTGGAGCGATTGAGCAGGATGCAGATATCGTTTCGTTTATTTACCGTCCCGAATATTATAAAATTGAAGAATGGGATGATGAAGAAAGAACACCTACTCAGGGACAGGGAGAATTTATTGTGGCAAAACACCGTAATGGTGGTTTGGAAAATATCAGGCTTAAATTTATTGGAGAACTCGGTAAATTTGATAATTTAGAAGACTTTAATTTTCCATCTGAAATACCTTCCAGTATGAATAGTGGTGGAGATAGCGACTTCGGAAATTTCAATTTACCAAATCCAAGCGCCGATGAGGCTTTTGGAAGCTCAATGAATAGCGATGATGACGATAATGATGTTCCTTTCTAA
- a CDS encoding acetyl-CoA carboxylase carboxyltransferase subunit alpha, with protein sequence MEYLDFEQPIKELEDQYSKACNIGEESEVDVTATCKQIEKKLIEKKKEIYKNLTPWQRVQLSRHPNRPYTLDYINAICGDTFLELHGDRNVKDDKAMIGGLGKIDDQSFMFVGQQKGYNTKTRQYRNFGMANPEGYRKALRLMKSAEKFGVPVVCFVDTPGAYPGLEAEERGQGEAIARNILEMTRLKVPIFVVIIGEGASGGALGIGVGDKVMMLENTWYSVISPESCSSILWRSWEYKERAAEALKLTATDMKKQKLIDEIVKEPLGGAHANKEAIFNTVKSSISKAYSEFKNLSPAELVEKRMDKYLDMGVFKG encoded by the coding sequence ATGGAATATTTAGATTTTGAACAACCTATCAAAGAGCTTGAAGACCAGTATTCTAAGGCATGCAATATTGGCGAAGAAAGTGAGGTTGACGTAACCGCTACCTGTAAGCAAATTGAGAAGAAATTAATCGAAAAGAAGAAGGAGATCTATAAAAATTTGACTCCCTGGCAACGTGTTCAACTTTCAAGGCACCCTAACAGGCCCTATACTTTAGATTATATTAATGCTATTTGTGGAGACACCTTCCTGGAACTTCACGGGGACAGGAATGTAAAAGATGATAAGGCAATGATTGGAGGTCTTGGTAAGATCGACGATCAGAGTTTTATGTTTGTGGGGCAGCAAAAAGGTTATAATACTAAAACAAGACAATATAGAAACTTTGGGATGGCGAATCCTGAAGGCTATAGAAAAGCGCTTAGATTAATGAAGTCTGCTGAAAAGTTTGGTGTGCCTGTGGTTTGTTTTGTAGATACGCCCGGAGCTTATCCTGGCCTTGAGGCAGAAGAACGCGGACAGGGTGAAGCAATTGCCCGCAATATTCTTGAAATGACACGTTTAAAAGTGCCGATTTTTGTAGTAATTATTGGTGAAGGTGCAAGTGGAGGAGCACTGGGAATTGGAGTAGGAGATAAAGTGATGATGCTGGAAAATACCTGGTATTCTGTGATCTCTCCTGAAAGTTGTTCTTCTATTTTATGGAGAAGCTGGGAATATAAGGAAAGAGCCGCAGAAGCATTGAAGCTAACTGCAACCGATATGAAAAAGCAGAAGCTTATAGATGAGATTGTAAAAGAACCGCTTGGAGGAGCACATGCTAATAAAGAAGCGATCTTTAATACGGTAAAATCTTCGATTTCCAAGGCTTATTCTGAATTTAAAAACTTATCACCAGCAGAACTGGTAGAAAAGAGAATGGATAAGTATTTAGACATGGGTGTGTTTAAAGGATAA
- a CDS encoding LptF/LptG family permease, with the protein MKILDWYILKRYLGTFTMMLLLFIPIGITVNLAEKIDKILENEVPFIEVAYYYLDFTIYFANLLFPIFLFLSVIWFTSKLAMNTEIVAFLSSGVSFYRFLRPYLIGATIVCIGALILAMYLAPQASKGFNEFKYQYLKRGEQTQETSDVYRQINDNEYIYASHFQPKTKSARNFTLEHFEGNELKFKISASNLRYSEEDSLYKLTRVDKRIIGKEEDSIMFMRTLDTILPFEFDELTPESYIAETLNYTELNEFIEKERRRGSGNINRYLVVAYKRWSIPISAFILTIIAVAVASFKRRGGMGVNLAVGITLAFIFIFFDKVFGTMAEQSTFSPLIAVWFPNIVFGILAVVLLFRAKR; encoded by the coding sequence TTGAAAATTCTAGATTGGTACATACTTAAGCGATATTTAGGAACCTTCACGATGATGTTGTTGCTATTTATTCCTATTGGTATCACCGTGAATCTTGCTGAAAAGATCGATAAGATCCTGGAGAATGAGGTTCCGTTTATTGAAGTAGCTTATTATTACCTTGATTTTACGATCTATTTTGCCAATCTCTTATTTCCGATCTTCTTATTTTTATCGGTCATCTGGTTTACTTCCAAATTGGCAATGAATACAGAAATCGTGGCCTTTTTAAGTAGTGGGGTTTCTTTTTATCGATTTTTAAGACCTTATCTAATTGGTGCAACGATTGTTTGTATTGGAGCTTTAATTTTAGCCATGTATCTGGCGCCTCAGGCCAGTAAAGGTTTTAATGAATTTAAATATCAATATCTCAAGCGAGGAGAGCAAACCCAGGAAACCAGTGATGTTTACAGGCAGATCAATGATAATGAGTATATCTATGCGAGTCATTTTCAGCCAAAAACAAAATCAGCCCGTAATTTTACTTTAGAGCATTTCGAAGGAAATGAACTTAAATTTAAAATAAGCGCGTCCAATTTAAGATATAGTGAGGAGGATAGTCTGTATAAACTTACCAGGGTTGATAAGAGAATTATTGGTAAAGAAGAAGACAGTATTATGTTCATGCGAACACTGGATACTATTTTACCATTTGAATTTGACGAATTAACACCTGAATCATATATAGCTGAAACACTCAATTATACTGAACTCAATGAGTTTATTGAAAAGGAACGGCGCAGGGGGTCAGGGAATATTAATAGATATTTAGTGGTTGCCTATAAGCGTTGGAGTATCCCGATTTCAGCATTTATTTTAACTATTATCGCTGTTGCAGTGGCATCCTTCAAAAGGAGAGGGGGAATGGGAGTAAATCTTGCCGTTGGAATTACCCTGGCCTTTATATTTATATTCTTCGATAAGGTTTTTGGTACTATGGCCGAGCAATCTACATTCTCACCTTTAATCGCTGTGTGGTTCCCTAATATAGTATTTGGGATACTGGCAGTAGTGCTCTTATTCCGCGCCAAACGCTAA
- the tgt gene encoding tRNA guanosine(34) transglycosylase Tgt, with protein MDFELLTTDPGSKARAGKITTDHGVIETPIFMPVGTVASVKGIHQRELKEDINPDIILGNTYHLYLRPQTEILKKAGGLHKFMNWDRNILTDSGGYQVYSLSARRKIKEEGVKFKSHIDGSYHTFTPENVMEIQRTIGADIIMAFDECTPYPCDYNYAKRSMHMTHRWLDRCINHLEKTPEIYDYKQTFFPIVQGSTYKDLRKQSAEYIANAGAEGNAIGGLSVGEPAEEMYAMTEVVTEILPEDKPRYLMGVGTPINILENIALGIDMFDCVMPTRNGRNGMLFTAHGTINIKNKKWEDDFSPVDPEGVSFVDSQYSKAYVRHLFSVNEMLGRQIASIHNLSFYLWLVREARKHILAGDFPAWKDKMVKQMDKRL; from the coding sequence ATGGATTTTGAACTTTTAACTACCGACCCGGGTAGTAAAGCACGCGCAGGAAAAATAACAACAGATCACGGAGTAATTGAAACTCCTATTTTTATGCCGGTTGGTACAGTGGCTTCTGTAAAAGGTATACATCAGAGAGAATTGAAGGAAGATATAAATCCAGATATTATTCTTGGAAATACCTACCATCTTTATTTAAGACCTCAAACCGAGATTTTAAAAAAAGCCGGGGGCCTTCACAAGTTCATGAACTGGGATCGTAATATTTTGACAGATAGTGGGGGATACCAGGTGTATTCTCTTTCAGCCAGAAGAAAGATTAAAGAAGAAGGCGTAAAGTTCAAATCTCATATAGATGGTTCTTACCATACTTTTACTCCTGAAAATGTGATGGAGATTCAGAGAACTATTGGCGCAGATATTATTATGGCCTTTGATGAATGTACTCCTTATCCCTGCGATTATAATTATGCAAAAAGATCGATGCATATGACACATCGCTGGCTGGATAGATGTATCAACCATTTAGAGAAAACACCTGAAATTTACGATTATAAACAAACATTTTTTCCTATAGTTCAGGGGAGCACTTATAAGGATCTTCGGAAGCAATCGGCAGAATATATTGCAAATGCCGGAGCCGAAGGGAATGCCATCGGCGGACTTTCAGTAGGAGAACCTGCAGAAGAAATGTATGCAATGACCGAAGTAGTTACTGAAATCCTTCCGGAAGATAAGCCACGATATCTTATGGGAGTAGGTACTCCTATTAATATTCTGGAAAATATCGCACTGGGTATTGATATGTTTGACTGTGTAATGCCAACCCGGAACGGTAGAAACGGAATGTTATTTACTGCTCATGGGACCATTAATATCAAGAACAAAAAATGGGAAGATGATTTTTCACCTGTAGATCCCGAAGGTGTAAGTTTCGTAGATTCTCAATACTCCAAAGCATACGTTAGGCATTTGTTTAGCGTTAATGAAATGCTTGGCAGGCAAATTGCGAGTATTCATAACCTTAGCTTTTATCTTTGGTTGGTGAGAGAGGCGAGAAAACATATCTTAGCCGGAGATTTCCCGGCATGGAAAGATAAGATGGTAAAGCAAATGGATAAACGACTTTAA
- a CDS encoding transketolase — MPDINELQDFVTQVRRDILRQVHKVNSGHPGGSLGCAEFFTALYQEVMDHNTNFDMDGKGEDLFFLSNGHISPVFYSVLARSGYFPVEELNTFRLIDSRLQGHPTTHEGLPGIRVASGSLGQGMSVALGAAQAKKLNNDKHIIYSLHGDGELQEGQNWEAIMYAAGNKIDNIISTIDLNGQQIDGSTETVLPLGNLKAKFEAFGWDVMEIEDGNDLQQVIDGLKEAKTRTGNGKPVCILMNTVMGNGVDFMMHTHAWHGKAPNDEQLETGLSQNPETLGDY, encoded by the coding sequence ATGCCAGACATCAACGAATTACAAGATTTTGTTACTCAGGTTCGCCGGGACATTCTAAGGCAGGTTCATAAGGTAAATTCCGGACATCCGGGAGGATCTTTAGGCTGCGCTGAATTTTTCACAGCACTGTATCAGGAGGTTATGGATCACAACACCAATTTTGATATGGACGGAAAAGGTGAAGATCTATTCTTCTTATCTAACGGACATATTTCTCCTGTTTTTTACAGCGTACTTGCCCGTAGCGGATATTTTCCAGTAGAAGAATTGAATACTTTCCGGTTAATCGATTCAAGACTACAAGGACACCCAACCACCCACGAAGGTCTACCGGGAATTAGAGTCGCGTCTGGTTCTTTAGGCCAGGGAATGAGCGTTGCCCTTGGTGCTGCTCAGGCAAAAAAGCTGAATAATGATAAGCATATTATTTATTCGCTGCATGGAGATGGAGAGCTACAGGAAGGTCAGAACTGGGAAGCTATTATGTATGCTGCTGGAAATAAAATTGATAATATTATTTCTACCATAGATTTAAACGGTCAGCAAATTGATGGAAGCACAGAAACAGTACTTCCATTGGGTAATCTTAAAGCAAAGTTTGAGGCATTTGGCTGGGATGTTATGGAAATTGAAGATGGAAATGATCTACAACAGGTTATTGATGGTCTTAAAGAAGCTAAAACACGAACAGGAAATGGCAAACCGGTTTGTATTTTAATGAATACGGTAATGGGTAATGGAGTAGATTTCATGATGCATACACATGCGTGGCATGGAAAAGCTCCTAACGATGAACAATTAGAGACAGGACTTTCTCAAAATCCTGAAACTCTTGGAGATTACTAA